The following are from one region of the Cervus canadensis isolate Bull #8, Minnesota chromosome 23, ASM1932006v1, whole genome shotgun sequence genome:
- the LOC122425501 gene encoding splicing factor, arginine/serine-rich 19-like: MVAALLLHGHRMSSRPRTPPPAPPPSRACAVRARGKARRRLAQARNPTGPLNGRAGKGLIRDLATFSLESTGPPPEGPGLRTRAHARGLGRAEPARGRRGWAGPGRGLGAEERMHERRSRAPAPPAAPASRSDARAPARARRRRRRGTGDAGARRSRACACAWAVPPSGARRAGAAAAGLARESRTGVQGTLPSALAGDSETRARGRWVLAGIAAAFCLWASYRRSVSVCRRDAKVLSFHLDCKGRSQSQRGKGSHTHTHPKLGSQSGTRPRSRISPETRKETSQGWRPNSPSLAVEPLGEASFAARSENSDNSAPFLHPC; this comes from the coding sequence ATGGTAGCAGCCCTCCTCCTGCACGGGCACAGAATGTCTAGCCGGCCGCGAACACCCCCACCGGCACCCCCCCCTTCCCGTGCATGCGCGGTGCGGGCCAGGGGGAAGGCGCGCCGCCGGCTTGCGCAGGCACGGAACCCGACCGGGCCTCTAAATGGGCGAGCGGGGAAAGGGTTAATCCGGGACCTTGCGACGTTTTCGTTGGAGTCTACGGGGCCGCCCCCGGAGGGCCCTGGCCTGCGCacgcgcgcgcacgcgcgcggGTTGGGGCGCGCGGAGCCCGCGCGCGGGAGAAGggggtgggcggggccggggcggggcttAGGAGCGGAGGAGCGAATGCACGAGCGCCGCTCGCGGGCACCCGCCCCGCCTGCCGCTCCCGCCTCCCGCTCGGACGCCCGAGCTCCCGCCCGCGCCCGGCGCCGGCGCCGGCGCGGCACCGGGGACGCGGGAGCCCGGCGCTCCCgtgcgtgtgcatgtgcgtgGGCAGTGCCGCCCTCGGGCGCGCGCAGGGCGGGCGCCGCGGCTGCGGGGCTCGCCCGCGAGTCCCGGACGGGCGTTCAGGGCACCCTGCCTTCCGCGCTCGCCGGAGACAGCGAGACGCGCGCTCGCGGGCGTTGGGTCTTAGCGGGTATCGCCGCCGCATTTTGTCTATGGGCGAGTTATAGGCGCTCAGTAAGCGTTTGTAGAAGAGATGCAAAGGTGCTATCTTTTCATTTGGACTGTAAGGGGCGATCCCAGTCCCAGAGAGGAAAGGgatctcatacacacacacacccaaagcTCGGGAGCCAGTCAGGGACGCGCCCACGCTCCCGCATCTCCCCGGAAACTCGCAAGGAAACGTCTCAGGGCTGGAGGCCGAATAGCCCATCCCTGGCGGTGGAGCCCCTGGGTGAGGCTTCTTTTGCAGCTCGCTCGGAGAACTCTGATAACTCAGCGCCGTTTCTACATCCCTGTTGA
- the ZBTB14 gene encoding zinc finger and BTB domain-containing protein 14 yields MEFFISMSETIKYNDDDHKTLFLKTLNEQRLEGEFCDIAIVVEDVKFRAHRCVLAACSTYFKKLFKKLEVDSSSVIEIDFLRSDIFEEVLNYMYTAKISVKKEDVNLMMSSGQILGIRFLDKLCSQKRDVSSPDENNGQSKSKYCLKINRPIGDAADPQDDDVEEIGDQDDSPSDDTVEGTPPSQEDGKSPTTTLRVQEAILKELGSEEVRKVNCYGQEVESMETPESKDLGSQTPQALTFNDGMSEVKDEQTPGWTTAASDMKFEYLLYGHHREQIACQACGKTFSDEGRLRKHEKLHTADRPFVCEMCTKGFTTQAHLKEHLKIHTGYKPYSCEVCGKSFIRAPDLKKHERVHSNERPFACHMCDKAFKHKSHLKDHERRHRGEKPFVCGSCTKAFAKASDLKRHENNMHSERKQVTPSAMQSETEQLQAAAMAAEAEQQLETIACS; encoded by the exons ATG GAGTTTTTCATCAGTATGTCTGAAACCATTAAATATAATGACGATGATCATAAAACTCTGTTTCTGAAAACACTCAACGAGCAACGCTTGGAAGGAGAATTTTGCGACATCGCGATTGTGGTCGAGGATGTGAAGTTCAGAGCGCACAGGTGTGTCCTCGCTGCCTGCAGCACCTACTTTAAAAAGCTTTTCAAGAAACTTGAGGTAGATAGTTCCTCAGTAATAGAAATAGATTTCCTCCGTTCTGATATATTTGAAGAGGTCCTGAATTACATGTACACGGCAAAGATCTCCGTGAAAAAAGAAGATGTTAACTTAATGATGTCATCCGGTCAGATTCTCGGCATCCGATTCCTGGATAAACTCTGCTCTCAGAAGCGGGACGTGTCCAGCCCGGACGAAAACAACGGTCAGTCGAAAAGCAAGTACTGCCTGAAGATCAACCGCCCCATTGGGGATGCTGCCGACCCCCAGGATGACGACGTGGAGGAAATCGGAGACCAGGACGACAGCCCCTCGGATGACACGGTAGAAGGCACCCCCCCGAGTCAGGAGGACGGCAAATCGCCCACCACGACGCTCAGGGTGCAGGAGGCCATCCTGAAAGAGCTGGGCAGCGAGGAGGTGCGGAAGGTCAATTGCTACGGCCAGGAGGTGGAGTCCATGGAGACCCCCGAGTCCAAGGACCTGGGGTCCCAGACCCCTCAGGCCTTAACCTTTAACGACGGGATGAGCGAAGTGAAGGATGAGCAGACCCCGGGCTGGACCACGGCGGCCAGCGACATGAAGTTCGAGTACCTGTTGTACGGGCACCATCGGGAGCAGATCGCCTGCCAGGCGTGCGGGAAGACGTTTTCGGACGAGGGTCGGCTGAGGAAGCACGAGAAGCTGCACACGGCCGACCGGCCCTTCGTGTGCGAGATGTGCACCAAGGGCTTCACCACGCAGGCGCATCTGAAGGAGCACCTGAAGATCCACACGGGCTACAAGCCCTACAGCTGCGAGGTGTGCGGCAAGTCGTTCATCCGCGCCCCGGACTTGAAGAAGCATGAGCGGGTGCACAGCAACGAGCGGCCCTTCGCCTGCCACATGTGCGACAAGGCCTTCAAGCACAAGTCCCACCTCAAGGACCACGAGCGCCGTCACCGCGGCGAGAAGCCCTTCGTGTGCGGCTCCTGCACCAAGGCCTTCGCCAAGGCGTCCGACCTGAAGCGGCACGAGAACAACATGCACAGCGAACGCAAGCAGGTCACCCCCAGCGCCATGCAGAGCGAGACGGAGCAGCTGCAGGCGGCGGCCATGGCCGCGGAGGCCGAGCAGCAGCTGGAGACCATCGCCTGCAGCTAG